The following proteins come from a genomic window of Gimesia chilikensis:
- a CDS encoding class I SAM-dependent methyltransferase: MERIEGHLYDYPKYYDLIFGDDWKAEFDFLQNCFKKHATRKVKSLFEPACGTGRLLIKLAQAGYKVAGNDLNQHAIKYCNDRLERGGFPRSAELGDMSDFKLKRPVDAAFNTINSFRHLPSEAAAENHLKCVAEALKPGGLYILGLHLTPTKGEPMQSESWSARRGNLQINSHMQSICTDLKKRNEHLEMTFDVYTPSRQFQLFDTMDYRTYTAPQFKKLLSKVPELEVVELYDFMYEMDFTIEIDARTEDVVFILRKK, from the coding sequence ATGGAACGCATCGAAGGCCATCTCTATGACTATCCGAAATACTACGATCTGATCTTTGGTGATGACTGGAAAGCGGAATTTGACTTTCTGCAGAACTGTTTTAAAAAACATGCCACACGCAAAGTCAAAAGCCTGTTCGAGCCTGCCTGCGGGACTGGGCGACTGCTGATTAAACTGGCCCAGGCTGGTTACAAAGTCGCCGGCAATGATCTCAACCAGCATGCGATCAAATACTGCAATGATCGCCTGGAACGCGGCGGTTTTCCCCGTTCTGCAGAACTGGGGGACATGTCTGACTTCAAACTCAAACGCCCCGTGGATGCTGCTTTCAACACGATTAACAGCTTTCGTCATCTGCCCAGTGAAGCCGCAGCTGAAAATCATCTGAAATGCGTGGCCGAGGCCCTGAAACCCGGAGGCCTGTATATCCTGGGACTGCATCTGACCCCCACCAAAGGGGAACCCATGCAGAGCGAGAGCTGGTCAGCGCGGAGAGGCAATCTGCAGATCAACTCACACATGCAGTCGATCTGTACGGATCTGAAAAAGCGGAACGAACACCTCGAAATGACGTTCGACGTTTACACGCCGTCGCGCCAGTTTCAGTTGTTTGATACGATGGACTACCGCACCTATACCGCACCGCAGTTCAAAAAGCTGCTGTCCAAAGTTCCGGAGCTGGAAGTGGTCGAGCTCTACGACTTCATGTATGAGATGGATTTTACCATCGAAATCGATGCTCGAACCGAAGATGTCGTTTTTATTCTGCGAAAGAAATAG
- the pyrH gene encoding UMP kinase, with protein sequence MNDSPAPLLKPAYQRVLLKLSGEVFCRDGEGGISMSELESISAQIKRLVDSGVQLAIVCGGGNILRGKQFSSSSGSINPATAHYMGMLATVINGLALQDALEMAGVATRLQTAIRMEGVAEPFIRRRCIRHLEKGRVVILAAGTGSPFVTTDTAAALRSREIDADILLKATKVDGIYSDDPEKNPHAVRFSEISYQDVLHKNLQVMDAQALHHCMEHGIPILVFNFRKTGNIEKAVAGENIGTRVIPNAEASEG encoded by the coding sequence ATGAACGATTCTCCTGCTCCCCTGTTGAAACCTGCTTACCAGCGTGTTCTGCTCAAATTGAGCGGTGAAGTTTTCTGCCGCGATGGAGAAGGGGGCATCAGCATGTCGGAGCTGGAATCCATTTCCGCACAGATCAAGCGGCTGGTTGACTCCGGAGTGCAACTGGCGATTGTCTGTGGTGGGGGAAACATTCTGCGGGGTAAGCAGTTCTCTTCTTCCAGCGGATCGATCAACCCGGCCACCGCTCATTACATGGGGATGCTGGCAACCGTTATCAACGGTCTGGCACTGCAGGATGCTTTGGAGATGGCTGGAGTGGCAACTCGTCTGCAGACCGCTATCCGCATGGAAGGGGTCGCCGAACCATTTATCCGAAGACGCTGCATCCGTCACCTGGAAAAAGGACGTGTCGTGATTCTGGCTGCTGGAACAGGAAGTCCCTTCGTGACGACCGACACGGCCGCTGCACTGCGTTCGCGTGAAATCGACGCTGATATCCTGCTCAAGGCCACCAAGGTTGATGGCATCTATTCAGACGATCCTGAAAAGAACCCGCATGCCGTTCGTTTCTCGGAAATCAGTTACCAGGACGTGCTGCATAAAAACCTGCAGGTCATGGATGCCCAGGCTCTGCATCACTGCATGGAACACGGCATTCCAATTCTGGTATTCAACTTCCGTAAGACCGGAAACATCGAGAAGGCTGTCGCGGGTGAGAATATCGGTACTCGCGTCATTCCGAACGCAGAAGCCAGCGAAGGTTAA
- the tsf gene encoding translation elongation factor Ts, with the protein MAEITAAAVKALREMTDLPMMACKKALQEAGGDQDKAIEILREEAGKIQLKRSDNATSEGRITVLSSDDGSNTVMLEIVCESAPVAGGEDLTNFANACAAQLLANPEVNTVEDLLKLDSEKTAGKTLNDDFMDMLNKIREKIVVSKIARAKSPSGSYVHHDGKTGVLFQAAGETADADLLRGVAMHIAALKPTVVKEDELDSAVVAEERTRLVDEAKATGKPDNIIEKIVDGRMKTFFVEQGVLVYQPFAVDDSKTVSQALAEKGLEAVSFTRWAIGG; encoded by the coding sequence ATGGCTGAAATTACAGCTGCAGCCGTGAAAGCCTTACGCGAAATGACCGACCTGCCAATGATGGCATGCAAAAAAGCACTGCAGGAAGCTGGTGGCGATCAGGATAAAGCCATCGAAATTCTGCGTGAAGAAGCCGGTAAAATTCAGCTGAAGCGAAGTGATAATGCCACCAGCGAAGGCCGGATTACAGTCCTCTCCAGCGATGATGGTTCTAACACTGTCATGCTGGAAATCGTCTGTGAATCAGCGCCGGTTGCCGGTGGGGAAGACCTGACCAACTTCGCCAACGCCTGTGCCGCACAGCTGTTGGCTAACCCGGAAGTCAACACCGTTGAAGACCTGCTGAAACTCGACTCTGAAAAGACAGCTGGCAAAACTCTCAACGACGACTTCATGGACATGCTGAATAAGATCCGCGAAAAGATCGTCGTTTCTAAAATCGCACGAGCCAAATCTCCCAGTGGCAGCTACGTGCACCATGACGGTAAGACCGGCGTTCTGTTCCAGGCTGCTGGTGAGACTGCAGACGCAGATCTGCTGCGTGGCGTTGCAATGCACATCGCCGCTTTGAAGCCGACAGTTGTTAAAGAAGACGAACTGGATTCTGCTGTTGTTGCAGAAGAGCGGACCCGTCTGGTTGACGAAGCAAAAGCAACAGGCAAGCCGGATAACATCATCGAGAAAATCGTTGATGGCCGGATGAAGACTTTCTTTGTTGAGCAGGGCGTACTGGTTTATCAGCCATTTGCCGTTGATGATTCCAAGACCGTCAGCCAGGCTCTGGCAGAAAAAGGACTGGAAGCTGTTTCATTCACCCGTTGGGCGATTGGCGGCTAA
- the rpsB gene encoding 30S ribosomal protein S2, protein MSELVVKDILEAGVHYGHKTSRWNPKMRPYIYGRRNQIHIIDLKETVRGILRGKKYLERVASQGSLILFVGTKKQAQGPIRDAANACGMPYVTERWLGGALTNFRTVRNRLKRLEELESLEETGEINSYSKKMQSTLMREKRKVYRNLNGIRTMNRLPEALVVVDPTKEKNAVHEAHILGIKVVGLIDTDSDPDEVDLPIPGNDDSIRSIRLVMNQLAAAVVSGKGNLPDTGKKDEDEGGEEELKPVPSL, encoded by the coding sequence ATGTCGGAATTAGTCGTTAAAGATATTCTCGAAGCGGGTGTTCACTACGGTCACAAGACCAGCCGTTGGAACCCCAAAATGCGTCCTTACATTTACGGACGTCGTAACCAGATTCACATCATCGACCTGAAAGAGACTGTCCGCGGCATTCTGCGTGGTAAAAAGTATCTGGAACGGGTCGCTTCACAGGGCAGCCTGATTCTCTTCGTCGGAACCAAGAAGCAGGCACAGGGCCCGATTCGCGATGCAGCCAACGCTTGTGGCATGCCTTACGTGACCGAACGCTGGCTGGGTGGCGCTCTGACCAACTTCCGCACCGTTCGTAATCGTCTGAAGCGTCTGGAAGAACTGGAATCACTGGAAGAAACCGGTGAAATCAATTCCTACTCCAAGAAGATGCAGTCGACTCTGATGCGGGAAAAACGCAAGGTTTACCGTAACCTGAATGGTATCCGTACCATGAACCGCCTGCCCGAAGCACTGGTGGTTGTCGACCCAACCAAGGAAAAGAATGCCGTTCACGAAGCCCACATCCTGGGAATCAAAGTTGTTGGCCTGATTGATACCGATTCCGATCCGGATGAAGTCGATCTGCCGATTCCAGGTAACGACGACAGCATTCGTTCCATCCGTCTGGTCATGAATCAGCTGGCTGCAGCTGTTGTTTCTGGTAAAGGCAATCTGCCGGATACCGGTAAAAAAGATGAAGATGAAGGCGGCGAAGAAGAACTGAAGCCGGTACCTTCTCTGTAA
- a CDS encoding GTPase — protein MSSTLHTFSTTTQELRDSLRALEQQSAQLELPGLEGREWFEILERKLIPQLSDQIYLVAAIVGGTNIGKSVIFNHLVNQQSSAISPLASQTKHPVCLVPTGFEDRHNLSKVFQGFELIPWSSAEDPLRTDEQHLLFWQECGSLAPNLLVLDTPDIDSDAEVNWERAERIRQSADVLVAVLTQQKYNDAAVKQFFREAAREEKVIITVFNQCQLPEDEEYWPLWLNTFCQETGVNPELVFIAPNDRQAANNLQLPFYRRVFEPAPENSDDSLTAETPDTDSALNLMQVLSELHFDEIKVRTLKGALYYLSNQETGVPAYLREIKTRSQEFLAASQLLSEHELAEIDNWPLVPNTVIVHSIRKWWQEQREGWSAHVHGFYNAIGKGVLWPVRYLHSLTTEEKRPPMEQYREQEWSVVLQTVEGIYDRLTLVSELGNELLTSRLKSLLRGTSREELLKILHQEHAAFDFNGQLEELVDREMTFFKDESPQYYTFLKQLDRVAAVGRPALSVGLFFVGFGAVGDVGTQLVTDTMIQSVVNVTGDVAGGAATTTFGETAVSSTAATGMGYLEAKFRRFHAVFAQKRTEWLATAIREHLLKTLPEELKSAVSLPESETYQAVQKLTAQLETELKQLQVSL, from the coding sequence ATGTCATCTACCCTGCATACATTTTCCACCACAACCCAGGAACTCAGGGACTCTTTACGCGCCCTGGAACAGCAGTCCGCTCAACTGGAGCTCCCCGGCCTGGAAGGTCGTGAATGGTTTGAAATCCTGGAGCGGAAACTGATTCCCCAGCTGTCTGACCAGATCTACCTGGTAGCGGCTATTGTTGGCGGCACCAATATCGGCAAAAGTGTGATCTTCAACCATCTGGTGAACCAGCAATCCAGTGCCATCAGCCCCCTGGCCTCTCAGACGAAACACCCGGTCTGCCTGGTCCCCACGGGCTTTGAAGACCGGCATAATCTGTCAAAAGTCTTCCAGGGGTTTGAACTGATCCCCTGGTCGTCAGCAGAGGATCCACTGAGAACTGATGAACAGCACCTGCTGTTCTGGCAGGAATGCGGGAGCCTGGCCCCCAATCTACTGGTGCTGGACACGCCCGACATCGACAGCGACGCCGAAGTCAACTGGGAACGGGCCGAACGGATCCGCCAGTCAGCCGACGTTCTGGTCGCTGTCCTCACGCAACAGAAATATAACGACGCTGCCGTCAAACAGTTCTTCCGCGAAGCCGCGCGGGAAGAGAAAGTCATCATTACGGTATTCAACCAATGCCAGCTTCCCGAAGACGAAGAATACTGGCCGCTCTGGTTGAACACCTTCTGCCAGGAAACAGGCGTGAATCCTGAGCTTGTTTTCATCGCCCCTAATGACCGACAGGCTGCCAACAATCTGCAGCTCCCCTTTTATCGCCGCGTGTTCGAGCCGGCCCCAGAAAACAGCGACGACTCATTAACTGCGGAAACGCCCGATACCGATTCCGCCCTCAACCTGATGCAGGTTCTCTCAGAACTGCATTTCGATGAAATCAAAGTCCGCACTCTCAAGGGGGCTCTGTATTACCTGAGTAATCAGGAGACTGGCGTGCCTGCATATCTGCGGGAAATCAAAACGCGGAGCCAGGAATTTCTCGCAGCTTCCCAGTTGCTCTCAGAACATGAACTGGCCGAGATTGACAACTGGCCGCTGGTTCCTAACACCGTCATCGTGCATTCCATTCGCAAGTGGTGGCAGGAACAGCGGGAAGGCTGGTCCGCTCATGTGCACGGCTTCTACAACGCGATTGGCAAAGGGGTTCTCTGGCCTGTCCGCTACCTGCACTCGTTAACCACCGAGGAGAAACGTCCCCCCATGGAACAGTACCGCGAGCAGGAGTGGTCAGTGGTCCTGCAGACAGTGGAGGGCATATACGACCGACTGACCCTGGTCAGTGAGCTGGGAAATGAACTGCTCACCAGTCGCCTGAAGTCGCTGCTCCGAGGAACTTCCCGTGAAGAGCTGCTCAAAATTCTGCATCAGGAACACGCGGCCTTTGATTTCAATGGCCAGCTCGAAGAACTCGTCGACCGGGAAATGACGTTCTTCAAAGATGAGAGCCCCCAGTACTACACATTCCTTAAGCAACTGGATCGCGTGGCGGCCGTTGGTCGTCCCGCTCTAAGCGTCGGCCTGTTCTTTGTCGGTTTTGGAGCAGTGGGTGATGTGGGCACACAACTTGTGACCGATACCATGATTCAATCCGTGGTCAACGTCACCGGCGATGTTGCCGGCGGTGCAGCAACAACCACGTTCGGTGAGACCGCAGTCAGCAGTACCGCAGCGACAGGCATGGGCTACCTGGAAGCCAAGTTTCGCAGATTCCATGCAGTCTTTGCTCAGAAACGGACGGAATGGCTGGCGACCGCGATTCGCGAACACTTGCTGAAGACATTACCCGAAGAGTTAAAATCGGCAGTCTCTCTACCTGAGAGTGAAACTTACCAGGCGGTCCAGAAGCTGACAGCTCAACTGGAAACGGAACTGAAACAACTGCAGGTCTCCCTCTGA